A part of Toxotes jaculatrix isolate fToxJac2 chromosome 24, fToxJac2.pri, whole genome shotgun sequence genomic DNA contains:
- the dock9b gene encoding dedicator of cytokinesis protein 9 isoform X7, which yields MQGRAGKAPKREMVIESPQQYKSLAEIEAEVEAGSQVAAVKPKIIEPLDYENVLLQRKTQIISDVLRDMLQFPTDDFQISTLRRQGRTLFSTVPETAEKEAHSLFVQECIKTYKSDWHVVNYKYEEYSGDFRQLPNKVLRPEKLAAHLFEVDEDVEKDEDTASLGSQKGGVSKHGWLYKGNMNSAISVTMRSFKRRYFHLAQLGDGSYNLNFYKDENTSKEPKGTIFLDSCMGVVQNSKVRRFAFELKMQDKSTFLLAADGEAEMEEWIGTLNKILHSSFEQAMQEKRNGDLHDDEEHGKTDLSSGSFQDNFQTARDIESKMRSEARLKLFTLDPYTQKLDFSGIEPDVRQFEEKFGKRVLVSCNDLSFNLQGCVAENEEGPTTNVEPFYVVLSLFDVQNSRKISADFHVDLNHPLVRQMTSGQQDSQINGSTGDGLLAGHRLASGLPEGALQYPKQGVFSVTCPHPEIFLVARIEKVLQGGITHCTEPYMKSSDSAKMAQKVLKNAKTACSRLGQYRMPFAWAARPVFKDASGTLDKNARFSALYRQDSSKLSDEDMFKLLTDFRKPEKMAKLPVLLGNLDVTIDNVAPDVTNCVTSSYIPVRNFEGNGPGSALLEVEEFVPCIAKCSQPFTIYKNHLYVYPKHLKYDGQKSFAKARNIAVCIEFKDSDEDEAQPLKCIYGRPGGPLFTKQAYAAILHHQQNPEFYDEIKIELPTQLHEKHHLLFTFYHVSCDSNSKKKDLVETPVGSAWLPLLRDGRVVMNEQQLPVAANLPAGYLGSQDGVTKHSGSEIKWVDGGKPLFKVSTHLVSTVYTQDQHLHNFFHHCQSMEMSEQASEGELVKYLKSLHAMEGHVMVNFLPTILNQLFCVLTRATHEDVAVNVTRVMVHVVAQCHEEGLEHYLRSYVKFVLKPEPYSSTNVKTVHEELAKAMTAILKPSTDFLTSNKLLKHSWYFFEALVKSVAHYLIESGKVKLSRNQRFSASFYHALETLVNMLMPHITQKYKDNLDAAHNANHSLAVFIKRCFTFMDRGFVFKQINNYMNCFVPGDPKTLYEFKFEFLRVVCNHEHYVPLNLPMPFGKGRIQRFQDLQLDYSLTDDFCRNHFLVGLLLREVGGALQEFREIRQIAIQVLKGLMIKHTFDDRYVAKSQQARLVTLYLPLFGLLQENVHRLDIKDSAPLSNHSNAREDSLVPNSMVTPQKPGSCIENALHKDVFGVISGTASPHSSTHNVSSVHHADSRGSLVSTDSGNSLLDKSSDKTNSLEKNQCASALGSTVLRCDKLDRDEIKNLLMCFLHILKSMSEEALFTYWNKATSSELMDFFTLIEVCLHQFRYMGKRFIARSQEGTGPVAPDRKSLTLPVSRNRAGILHARLQQLGTLENAHTFNNMYSHTEADVSSQCLLEANVSTEVCLTVLDTLSIFIMGFKTQLNSDLGHNPLMKKVFQVHLCFLQIPQSEAALKQVFTSLRTFIYKFPCTFFDGRADMCASLCYEILKCCNSKLSSIRSDAAHLLYFLMKSNFDYTGRRSFVRTHLQVVIAVSQLIADVIGIGGTRFQQSLSIINNCANSDKNIKHTAFPSDVKDLTKRIRTVLMATEQMKEHENDPEMLVDLQYSLAKSYTSTPELRKTWLDSMARIHNKNGDLSEAAMCYVHVAALVAEYLWRKGMFRQGCSAFRVITPNIDEEAAMMEDVGMQDVHFNEEVLMELLEECADGLWKAERYELIADVYRLIIPIYEQRRDFEKLTHLYDTLHRAYTKVMEVMHTGKRLLGTYFRVAFFGQGFFEDEDGKEYIYKEPKFTPLSEISQRLLKLYSDKFGQENVKIIQDSGKVNPKDLDSKYAYIQVTHVTPYLDDKELEDRKTDFEKSHNIRRFVFETPFTVSGKKQGGVEEQCKRRTVLTTTHCFPYVKKRIAVMYQHQTDLSPIEVAIDEMSSKVAELRLLCSASEVDMIRLQLKLQGSISVQVNAGPLAYARAFLDDTSAKKYPDNKVKQLKEVFRQFVDACGQALGVNERLIKEDQQEYHDEMKANYRDLTRELSNIMHEQINPVEDGARSTLSDSLGIFNAISGTPTTASPHGSTTML from the exons atcTCCACCCTGCGGCGCCAGGGCAGGACTCTGTTCTCCACCGTGCCAGAGACTGCTGAGAAAGAAGCTCACTCACTCTTTGTCCAAGAG tgtatCAAAACCTACAAGTCCGACTGGCATGTGGTCAATTACAAGTACGAGGAGTATTCTGGAGACTTCCGTCAGCTCCCAAA TAAGGTGTTGAGACCTGAGAAACTGGCAGCTCACCTATTCGAGGTGGATGAAGACGTGGAAAAAGATGAG gACACGGCCTCCCTGGGGTCTCAGAAGGGAGGAGTGTCTAAACATGGCTGGCTGTACAAAGGCAACATGAACAGTGCAATCAGTGTAACTATGCGG TCCTTCAAGAGGAGGTACTTCCACCTGGCTCAGCTCGGAGATGGATCGTACAACCTCAACTTctacaaagatgaaaacaccTCCAAAGAACCCAAAGGAACCATTTTCCTTGACTCGTGCATGGGGGTCGTTCAG AACAGCAAAGTGCGTCGGTTTGCCTTTGAGCTCAAGATGCAGGATAAGAGCACATTCCTGCTGGCTGCAGACGGTgaagcagagatggaggagtggaTCGGCACGCTCAACAAGATTCTCCACAGCAGCTTTGAACAGGCCATGCAGGAGAAGAGGAACGGAGACCTGCACGACG ATGAGGAGCATGGAAAAACAGACCTCTCCTCTGGAAGTTTTCAAGACAACTTTCAG aCCGCCAGAGATATTGAGTCCAAAATGAGAAGTGAAGCTCGCCTGAAACTCTTCACTCTGGACCCTTACACACAG AAACTGGACTTTTCTGGCATCGAGCCAGACGTGCGGCAGTTTGAAGAGAAGTTTGGGAAGAGAGTCCTGGTCAGCTGCAATGACCTGTCTTTCAACCTGCAGGGCTGCGTTGCAGAGAACGAAGAGGGACCAACAACTAAT GTGGAGCCTTTCTATGTGGTCCTGTCCCTCTTCGACGTCCAGAACAGTAGAAAGATCTCAGCTGACTTCCACGTGGATCTCAACCATCCATTGGTCCGACAAATGACATCAGGACAGCAGGACTCTCAAATCAACGGCAGCACAGGTGATGGTCTGCTGGCTGGTCACAGGCTGGCCAGTGGGCTCCCGGAGGGGGCTCTCCAATACCCCAAACAGGGGGTGTTCTCAGTCACGTGCCCCCATCCAGAGATCTTCCTCGTGGCCAGGATTGAGAAGGTCCTGCAGGGGGGGATTACTCACTGCACTGAACCCTATATGAAGAGCTCAGACTCTGCAAAG ATGGCTCAGAAGGTGCTGAAGAATGCAAAGACTGCCTGCAGCAGACTGGGACAGTACAGGATGCCATTTGCTTGGGCTGCaag gccTGTGTTCAAAGACGCGTCAGGAACTCTGGACAAAAACGCTCGCTTCTCAGCTCTCTACAGACAGGACAGCAGCAAGCTGTCAGACGAGGACATGTTCAAACTGCTTACTGACTTCAGAAA GCCAGAGAAAATGGCCAAACTCCCCGTGCTCTTGGGCAACTTAGATGTAACTATTGACAACGTGGCACCGGATGTGACca ACTGCGTCACTTCCTCCTACATCCCTGTGAGGAACTTCGAAGGCAACGGGCCGGGCAGCGCTCttctggaggtggaggagtttGTCCCCTGCATCGCTAAGTGCTCCCAACCCTTCACCATCTATAAGAACCACCTCTACGTCTACCCAAAACACCTCAAGTATGATGGGCAGAAATCCTTTGCTAAG GCGAGGAATATCGCTGTTTGCATTGAATTCAAGGATTCTGATGAGGATGAAGCCCAGCCACTGAAG TGCATCTACGGTCGTCCAGGAGGTCCCCTATTCACTAAGCAGGCGTATGCAGCCATCCTGCACCACCAGCAGAACCCTGAGTTCTACGATGAG ATAAAGATAGAGCTGCCTACTCAGCTGCATGAGAAGCATCACCTTCTCTTCACCTTCTATCACGTCAGCTGTGATAGTAACAGCAAGAAGAAAGACTTAGTGGAGACTCCAG TGGGTTCAGCCTGGCTGCCTCTGCTGAGAGACGGCAGAGTCGTCATGAATGAACAGCAGCTGCCTGTGGCCGCCAATTTACCCGCTGGGTACCTGGGTTCCCAAGATGGTGTCACCAAg CACTCTGGCTCTGAGATCAAATGGGTAGATGGAGGAAAACCCCTGTTCAAAGTCTCAACTCACCTTGTTTCCACAGTTTACACTCAG GATCAGCACTTGCACAACTTCTTTCACCACTGTCAAAGCATGGAGATGTCCGAACAAGCATCAGAAGGGGAGCTGGTTAAATACCTGAAG AGTCTCCATGCAATGGAGGGTCATGTGATGGTCAACTTTCTGCCCACCATCCTCAACCAGCTGTTCTGTGTCCTAACCAGAGCCACACATGAGGACGTGGCTGTCAACGTGACCAG GGTGATGGTTCATGTTGTAGCACAGTGCCATGAAGAGGGGCTTGAGCATTACCTGAGATCTTATGTCAAG TTTGTGCTTAAGCCAGAGCCTTATTCCTCCACCAATGTAAAAACAGTTCATGAGGAGCTGGCTAAAGCCATGACAGCCATACTCAAGCCATCTACTGACTTCTTAACTAGCAACAAGCTGCTAAAG CACTCCTGGTACTTCTTCGAAGCTCTGGTGAAATCAGTGGCTCATTATCTCATAGAGAGCGGAAAGGTCAAG CTGTCGAGGAACCAGCGTTTTTCTGCCTCCTTCTACCATGCGTTGGAGACTCTGGTCAATATGCTGATGCCACACATCACCCAGAAATACAAAGACAACCTGGACGCAGCTCATAATGCCAACCACAGCCTGGCAGTCTTTATCAAG CGCTGCTTCACCTTCATGGACAGAGGCTTCGTATTCAAGCAGATCAACAACTACATGAACTGCTTTGTGCCTGGAGACCCCAAG ACGTTGTATGAGTTCAAGTTTGAGTTCCTGCGGGTTGTTTGCAACCACGAGCATTATGTTCCTCTGAATCTGCCCATGCCCTTCGGCAAAggcaggatacagaggttccaag ATCTCCAGCTGGACTATTCTCTGACCGACGACTTCTGTCGGAACCATTTCCTGGTGGGGCTGCTGCTCAGGGAGGTGGGCGGGGCTCTGCAGGAGTTCCGAGAGATCCGTCAGATCGCCATTCAGGTGCTCAAGGGGCTGatgatcaaacacacatttgacgACCGCTATGTTGCAAAA AGCCAACAGGCCCGGCTTGTCACCCTTTACCTCCCTTTGTTTGGCCTGCTCCAAGAGAATGTCCACAGACTGGACATCAAGGACTCAGCTCCTCTCAGCAACCACAGT aaTGCAAGGGAGGACTCTCTGGTGCCGAACTCCATGGTGACTCCTCAGAAACCCGGGAGCTGCATAGAAAATGCTCTCCACAAAGATGTGTTTGGGGTCATCTCTGGAACAG CGTCCCCTCACAGCTCCACTCACAACGTGAGCTCAGTCCACCACGCGGACTCCAGAGGCTCCCTGGTCTCCACGGACTCCGGAAACAGCCTGCTGGACAAGAGCAGTGACAAGACCAATTCCCTGGAGAAG AACCAGTGTGCGTCGGCTCTGGGCAGCACCGTGCTGCGCTGTGACAAACTGGACCGGGATGAGATCAAAAACCTGCTCATGTGCTTCCTGCATATTCTCAAGAGCATGTCAGAGG AGGCCCTTTTCACTTACTGGAACAAAGCAACGTCCTCAGAACTAATGGATTTCTTCACACTAATAGA AGTCTGCCTTCATCAGTTCAGATACATGGGGAAGAGATTCATCGCCAG GAGCCAGGAGGGGACGGGGCCCGTGGCTCCAGACAGGAAGTCTCTGACTCTCCCCGTGTCTCGTAACAGGGCTGGGATCCTGCACGCCCGCCTACAGCAGCTGGGAACTCTGGAGAATGCTCACACCTTCAACAACA tgtACTCTCATACAGAAGCAGATGTGAGCAGCCAGTGCCTGCTGGAGGCCAACGTGTCCACAGAGGTCTGTCTGACAGTCCTGGACACGCTCAGCATCTTCATCATGGGATTCAAG ACCCAGCTGAACTCGGACCTGGGTCACAACCCGCTGATGAAGAAGGTTTTCCAGGTGCATTTGTGCTTCCTGCAGATCCCTCAGTCTGAGGCCGCCCTCAAACAGGTCTTCACCTCACTAAGGACCTTCATCTACAAG TTCCCCTGTACCTTCTTTGACGGCCGGGCCGACATGTGTGCCTCCCTGTGCTATGAAATCCTTAAGTGCTGTAACTCCAAGCTGAGCTCCATCCGCAGCGATGCCGCCCATCTCCTCTACTTCCTCATGAAAAGCAACTTCGACTACACGGGCCGCAGGTCTTTTGTACGAACCCACCTGCAG GTGGTGAttgctgtcagtcagctgatcgCTGATGTCATCGGCATCGGCGGAACCCGTTTCCAGCAGTCGCTCTCTATCATCAACAACTGTGCCAACAGTGACAAGAACATCAAG CACACAGCGTTCCCATCCGACGTGAAGGACCTGACAAAGCGCATCAGGACGGTGCTGATGGCCACCGAGCAGATGAAGGAGCACGAGAACGACCCGGAGATGCTGGTGGACCTCCAGTACAGCTTGGCCAAGTCCTACACCAGCACGCCCGAGCTCCGCAAGACCTGGCTGGACAGCATGGCACGCATCCACAATAAGAACGGAGATCTCTCAGAG GCAGCCATGTGTTACGTACATGTTGCCGCTCTGGTGGCTGAGTACCTGTGGAGAAAAG GTATGTTCAGGCAGGGATGCTCTGCGTTCCGCGTCATCACTCCAAACATCGATGAGGAGGCGGCCATGATGGAGGACGTAGGGATGCAGGATGTTCACTTCAACGAG GAGGTGCTGATGGAGCTGTTGGAGGAGTGTGCCGACGGCCTCTGGAAGGCGGAGCGTTATGAGCTCATCGCTGACGTCTACAGGCTCATCATCCCCATCTATGAACAGCGCAGGGACTTTGAG AAACTGACACACCTGTATGATACCCTCCACCGCGCTTATACTAAAGTGATGGAGGTGATGCATACGGGCAAGAGACTGCTGGGCACGTACTTCAGAGTGGCCTTCTTTGGACAG GGCTTCTTCGAGGACGAGGACGGGAAGGAATACATCTACAAGGAGCCAAAGTTCACTCCGCTGTCTGAGATTTCCCAGAGGCTCTTGAAGCTCTACTCTGACAAGTTTGGCCAGGAGAATGTCAAGATCATTCAGGACTCTGGCAAG GTGAACCCGAAGGACCTTGACTCCAAGTACGCCTACATCCAGGTGACCCACGTCACGCCCTACCTGGACGACAAGGAGCTTGAGGACAGGAAGACGGACTTCGAGAAGAGCCACAACATCCGGCGCTTTGTGTTTGAGACACCGTTCACGGTGTCGGGCAAGAAGcagggaggagtggaggagcaGTGTAAACGGCGGACCGTGCTCACCA CCACCCACTGTTTCCCCTACGTGAAGAAGCGCATAGCGGTCATGTACCAACACCAGACCGACCTGAGCCCCATCGAGGTGGCAATAGACGAGATGAGCTCCAAGGTGGCCGAGCTGCGACTGCTGTGCTCGGCCTCGGAGGTGGACATGATCCGGCTGCAGCTCAAACTGCAGGGCAGCATCAGCGTTCAG GTGAATGCTGGTCCTCTTGCTTATGCCAGAGCCTTCCTAGATGACACCAGTGCCAAGAAATATCCTGACAACAAGGTCAAACAGCTCAAAGAGGTTTTCAG GCAGTTTGTGGACGCCTGCGGTCAGGCGCTGGGAGTGAACGAGCGGCTGATCAAAGAGGACCAGCAGGAGTATCACGATGAGATGAAGGCCAACTACAGGGACCTGACCAGGGAACTGTCCAACATCATGCATGAACAG ATAAACCCGGTGGAAGACGGAGCGAGGAGCactctgtctgactctctggGCATCTTTAACGCCATCAGTGGCACACCAACCACTGCCAGCCCTCACGGCTCCACCACCATGCTCTGA